The nucleotide window ATGGGTCAAGAATTCTTGAGAGTTGGATATTACGTGAACAATGACTATGAAGATGAGCAACTCAGGGAAGAGCCTCCAACCAAGGTTTTGCTCGATAAAGTCCAGAGGAATATACTCTCTGACAAACCTAGAGTCACTAAATTCCCTATCAATTTTCATCCAGAAGACGAGCAGACTCCTGCTGCTGCagatcctcctcctcctactgAACAATCTGATGATCAACAACAAGCTGATGACAATTGTGATGAAGCTCAAGTTTTGCCTGAACAGCCACCAATACCCCATGAATCATGATTCTTCCTTAAGCCGAGGTCTAGTTGGATGAGAACTATCATCTGCAAGATCTTttcattttgttaaattttatcaCAAAACATTATCTGAAGGTGTTGTCTTGTTTGTAGATGGCTTTAGGGAAGTGGTTCCTGACATGTTTGAATGTTTTGGGCAAATATTTAATCAAAGCAAAACAATAAGTTCCTCCCAAATCAAGAAAAAGTTTGAACATTCACAATTTGTTTGTTATATTATGTACGATGGTAACATGAGCCATTCTGAGTCCGTTCCATAACGGAGTTAACAGTGGCTGTCCCTCGGCATTTAGTTTTTCATTATATGAATTAACCAACTGTAATACGGGTTGTTTCTGATAGTATCAGAATTATGAGATACATTTCATAAAATACTAAAACTATAAGGCTAAAACTGTAAATAAAACCAACGAATCAAAGTGCTTACTTAACTAGCCCTTCCTTCCCTCATAGCGTTAACAGTAAACcggaggaaaaaaaaagacaagccGATGTCGAAATCCGGCGGAAACCAACCCGTAGATCGATACCTAAGACGTCAAGTGCTCGGAGAAGGAACATACGGTGTCGTTTACAAAGCCACCGACACCAAGGTCATTCAATCAACTCAATCCAATCCCTTCCCCAATTCGATTTCAATTCGAATTCCTTATGTTGTTCGATTTTTCTGCATATAGACAGGTAAGACTGTCGCGGTGAAGAAGATTAGGTTAGGAAACCAGAAAGAAGGAGTCAATTTCACAGCCCTTAGGGAGATCAAGCTCCTAAAAGAGCTGAACCATCCGCACATCGTCGAGCTCATCGACGCGTTTCCTCACGATGGAAGCTTGCATCTCGTCTTCGAGTATATGCAGACGGATTTGGAGGCTGTGATTCGTGACCGTAACATTTTTCTTTCTCCTGGTGATATCAAGTCTTATATGTTGATGACTCTTAAGGGTTTAGCTTATTGTCACAAGAAATGGGTTCTGCACAGGTAAAATCTAAAACTATTCCTTCTTTCTTTTTGAGCTTTTAGGTTGGATCTTGATTTGTTTTGACATTTGTTTAGGGATATGAAGCCTAATAATCTACTGATTGGAGAGAATGGTCTGTTGAAATTAGCTGATTTTGGCTTGGCGAGAGTGTTTGGGAGTCCGAATCGGAGGTTTACTCATCAGGTATTTGCTTACTCGTCGATTGATACTTAGCTCgatgttttttttgtgttttgaaaTGGCTGCTTAGGAATTGAATAATAGATCTCTTTGGCACCTCTTGATGATCATCAACCTGATACATAGTGTTGAGCAGACATGATGAGTATTTGATTCCCGTTATTGCAAAGCACATTGAGTCCCAGATACTGTTTTGTTATTTACGGACGTATTGACATTTTATACTCTTGAAGATTTTGTAGACTTGGATCTTATTGGTTTGAGGTGGCAGCTAGACTATTAATCTAGAATTTGTAATTAGTATGTTGTCATCTCGTGTTGATTTGTTGAAAGTGTTGTTGGGAACTACGGATACTTGATATAGAGCATTGAGAAAGACATCGTATGTTTTTAATTCTGGTTCGTGCGTACttatttttttcggttttggtgagGTGAAAGATTGGTGGTTACCTGACACTAGATACCCAGATGATGCTGAGATTGAGTGGTTgtgtaaatatattatttggttTTGTATCTGCTTGTTCACAATAGAAGACTCGTAAATAAAAGAATGTACGTATTGAAACAGGTGTTTGCAACTTGGTACAGAGCCCCTGAGTTGCTGTTTGGGAGTAGACAGTACGGAGCAGGAGTTGATGTCTGGGCTGCAGGCTGTATCTTCGCTGAGCTATTACTTCGTAGACCCTTCCTACCTGTAATCTTCTATATTTTGTCTCAAATGATCTTTACTCGTCAATACTTcaggattttatttttttatttatatataacttcATTGCTTTGCTTTCTTCAGGGTTCTTCTGAGATCGATCAACTGGGAAAGATCTTTCAAGCTTTTGGAACTCCAACACAATCCCAATGGTCCGACATGATCTACCTCCCGGAGTACATGGAGTTCTCCTACACACCAGCTCCACCACTACGTACCATTTTCCCTATGGCGAGCGATGACGCTTTGGATCTTCTATCCAAAATGTTCATCTACGACCCACGCCAACGGATCACCATACAGCAAGCTTTGGACCACAGGTTATATACATTGTCTTGAAAATAAAACTCACATGACAATAATTTCCATTTCATCTCTgatatcttcatttttttatttggtcaGGTATTTCTCGTCTTCTCCATCACCAACTGAGCCAGGGAAGCTTCAGATTCCAGCTTCGAAAGGAGACGCCCTCGAACCAAAGGCATCTGAGCAAAACAACCAACACGGAAACAGCCCGGCCGTGCTATCACCTCCTGGAAAAATGAGGAGAGTGATGGGTCCTGAGGGATAATACCTGAGGGTCTTCGTTTGTGGTAGTATATACAATCAATAGCTTTGATTGGACTTTTTGCAGTAACTCTAGCATTGGAGTTTTGTAATGCCTTTTTCTGCAAATTAGTTACCAGTCAAAACTTATCAGAAAGAACAAAAGGCAAAATGAAAGAGAAACAATCACTCATTTGGAAATTTAGATGAAAAGCAAGTCCAATCACAAAGAAACAATCCTATAGTGGCCTTTGTTTCTGATTAGGTTTTCCAAGTAGTCAAGGGTAAGAGTTGGGGAAATTTGTAACATCTCCAACTAAGACCTCACttccttttgtttttgaaaCAAAAGGGAAAAGCCCATTAAAAGTAAAACCCATTAAGTTAAATTTAGGATTCTTCTCTTTTCTATgcaaaaaaatatactaaaattttacaaaaattcaaaacccaaaaaccctagccgtcagacatctttcttcttttctttatcTTTCTTTGTGCCAAGCCGTCACCTTGTTAGGTCGTTGCTCGTCGCTTTCCAGACCACTGCGGATTGTCGCGATTGTTCTCTTCTCCACTGTCTTCCGTTGTTGTTCatcagatctgaaaaataagcatttatttttcttctctctattcttcttctctctattcttcttttcttattttctgTTGAGAATGAGAGTACATATCTGATTCGTGACATCGAATAAAGCCAAGGTGAGAACACGACTGTTAACTCTTTTCATGTCTCGTAATACTTTGGGGCGTTATCCCTTataaatactccctctgttcctaaaagatctatgttttggaaaaatattttgttttaaaaagatgtatattttatgttttctatgaGAAAATTGCaaactttaagaaaattaattgattttattagaTTACTATTAGCTAAAAGTTGTTGAAAgttgaaaattacagaaaacgatAAATTTACTATAGTGATTTAAtgcattttcttaatatgtatgaAAACACTAAAAAGTCTATCTTTTAGAAATGGAGGGAGTATTGTCTAGGTTTGATTGTTGATCTTATTGATGTGATGAATTGTTAGATCAAGTTGTTGACTTGTGTTGAAATTATGGAAAACAACTAGTTGTGTAAGGTTGTTAAATGGTAAACCAGTTGTGTGTTGAGAAAGAATGAGATGATAGATGTGTGATAAGaattacaataatattatttgagaagtcaatTTTTTAGATATCACATTCACATTAATTCTTACGATGGTTAATTACATAGATACACTTAAcaagttaaaatattatatctaatTACCATTATTAAAAACTATGTAATAACTTATgccaattaaatttttatttttatatttttccaaataaaataaaattaaatagttttatttaataaaaaggaaatagtcatataataaaaaaatatatttacaaaaatgaaagaaaatatattttat belongs to Brassica rapa cultivar Chiifu-401-42 chromosome A07, CAAS_Brap_v3.01, whole genome shotgun sequence and includes:
- the LOC103831127 gene encoding cyclin-dependent kinase D-2 is translated as MSKSGGNQPVDRYLRRQVLGEGTYGVVYKATDTKTGKTVAVKKIRLGNQKEGVNFTALREIKLLKELNHPHIVELIDAFPHDGSLHLVFEYMQTDLEAVIRDRNIFLSPGDIKSYMLMTLKGLAYCHKKWVLHRDMKPNNLLIGENGLLKLADFGLARVFGSPNRRFTHQVFATWYRAPELLFGSRQYGAGVDVWAAGCIFAELLLRRPFLPGSSEIDQLGKIFQAFGTPTQSQWSDMIYLPEYMEFSYTPAPPLRTIFPMASDDALDLLSKMFIYDPRQRITIQQALDHRYFSSSPSPTEPGKLQIPASKGDALEPKASEQNNQHGNSPAVLSPPGKMRRVMGPEG